One stretch of Glycine soja cultivar W05 chromosome 7, ASM419377v2, whole genome shotgun sequence DNA includes these proteins:
- the LOC114420485 gene encoding subtilisin-like protease SBT1.1, whose translation MAPSSNVLAAYVPTELVATIGNKVMLSSGYNLLSGTSMACPHASGVAALLKAAHTKWSAAAIRSALVTTASPLDNTQNPIRDYGYPSQYASPLAIGAGLCQQKSEGVDRPQWSTFSHVNYSGSLSSTFGSKVSNNCDDSVLDTSELEKVSLEATILAVKKLDKRVSNHQTNDEFLELINSIDIIRHPNIVELIGYCA comes from the exons ATGGCACCTAGCTCTAATGTTCTTGCTGCTTATGTTCCTACAGAACTAGTAGCAACAATTGGCAACAAGGTGATGTTATCTAGTGGCTACAATTTGCTGTCTGGAACATCCATGGCATGCCCTCATGCTTCTGGTGTTGCTGCTCTTTTGAAAGCTGCACACACTAAATGGAGTGCTGCTGCTATAAGGTCTGCACTAGTAACCACAGCTAGTCCTCTTGATAATACACAAAATCCAATTAGGGACTATGGTTACCCTTCTCAATACGCTTCCCCTCTTGCCATTGGAGCTG GTTTATGTCAACAAAAGTCGGAAGGAGTTGATAGGCCGCAATGGTCCACATTTAGTCATGTTAACTACTCAGGTTCTCTTTCATCCACATTTGGTAGCAAGGTGAGTAATAATTGTGATGACTCTGTTTTGGATACTAGTGAATTAGAAAAGGTTTCGTTGGAAGCTACG ATACTTGCTGTGAAGAAACTAGACAAGAGAGTTTCTAATCACCAAACAAATGATGAGTTTCTCGAATTGATAAACAGTATTGACATAATCCGGCATCCAAATATTGTTGAGCTTATTGGGTACTGTGCATAG
- the LOC114420486 gene encoding early nodulin-like protein 2, giving the protein MYVCIRYCYRPYTFNRFVLAAVELNGAIYATGGFDGNDYLRYALGGFDGDKMVPSSSLSPSPPQATAPKAYPPTTSSAPPPTTTTPPPLAPAPVSKTTLASSPPSTTPSSSSSFGPTASSPSNSPTDSPPALVSPSDSPVTSSPVVVSDGPADAPTLQLQICLRGLKGYGEKQSGEEATHFKCRFAYPSDGMRKVVYGFQVTDEEVESLNKRLNRKL; this is encoded by the exons ATGTATGTTTGTATCAGGTATTGTTACCGGCCTTATACCTTCAAT AGATTTGTTCTTGCTGCAGTGGAACTCAATGGTGCAATCTATGCCACTGGCGGATTTGATGGAAATGATTACTTAAG GTATGCActtggtggctttgatggtgaCAAAATGGTTCCAA GCTCCTCTTTGTCGCCGTCCCCTCCACAGGCTACCGCGCCCAAAGCCTATCCTCCAACCACCTCCTCCGCTCCCCcacccaccaccaccacccctCCTCCACTCGCTCCCGCTCCCGTTTCAAAAACCACTCTGGCCTCTTCTCCTCCGTCCACCActccttcctcctcctcctcctttggCCCTACCGCTTCCTCTCCTTCAAACTCCCCTACCGATTCTCCTCCCGCCCTCGTGTCTCCCTCCGACTCCCCCGTCACCTCCAGCCCCGTCGTAGTCAGCGACGGACCCGCCGACGCCCCCACACTTCAACTGCAAATCTGCTTACGTGGCCTGAAAGGATATGGAGAGAAGCAATCCGGTGAGGAAGCCACACACTTCAAGTGCAGATTTGCTTAC CCGTCGGATGGGATGAGGAAGGTAGTGTATGGGTTTCAAGTCACCGATGAAGAGGTCGAGAGCTTGAATAAAAG ACTTAACAGGAAGTTGTGA
- the LOC114420487 gene encoding zinc finger BED domain-containing protein DAYSLEEPER-like: MKGQTFLTPKVMQGKQELDAGTYDAECAREELAKAIIMHEYPLSITDHLGFRRYYAALQPVFQVPTRNTIKKEITKIYENERATTLKLLDSLDGRVAITSDMWTSTSQKRGYMAITAHYVDGCWNLQSQILRFIYVPAPHTSDRLCNECID; the protein is encoded by the exons ATGAAGGGCCAAACATTTCTTACACCTAAGGTCATGCAAGGAAAACAAGAGTTGGATGCGGGAACTTATGATGCAGAATGTGCAAGGGAAGAGCTAGCAAAAGCAATTATTATGCATGAGTATCCACTATCAATTACGGATCACCTTGGCTTTAGGCGATACTATGCTGCCCTCCAACCCGTGTTTCAG GTTCCTACTAGAAACACaattaagaaggagataacGAAAATCTATGAGAATGAACGAGCAACAACTTTGAAGTTGTTGGATAGTCTTGATGGAAGAGTGGCCATTACATCAGACATGTGGACATCAACAAGTCAGAAGAGGGGGTATATGGCTATTACAGCTCATTATGTTGATGGTTGTTGGAACTTACAAAGTCAGATTTTGAG GTTCATTTATGTTCCTGCTCCTCATACAAGTGATAGACTTTGCAATGAATGTATTGACTGA
- the LOC114419132 gene encoding dirigent protein 22-like — translation MFTQFLIFSLFFTPFIFTAAHDTHDFVRTLDRKMLGLDEKQEKLSHFRFYWHDVVSGRNPSSIEVVPPPLKNSTTSFGSVNMIENPLTLEPQLNSKLVGKAQGFYASTSQSEITLLMAMNFAITEGKYNGSTITILGRNSVYDKEREMPVIGGSGLFRFARGYAQLRTHWFSPTTKDAIVEYNIYVLHY, via the exons ATGTTCACCCAATTCCTCATCTTCTCCCTCTTCTTCACTCCCTTCATCTTCACCGCAGCCCATGACACCCATGATTTTGTGCGCACCTTAGACCGCAAAATGTTGGGTTTGGACGAAAAGCAAGAAAAGCTCAGCCATTTCAG ATTCTATTGGCATGACGTGGTGAGTGGACGCAACCCTTCTTCAATTGAAGTTGTGCCACCACCCTTGAAGAACTCAACCACATCCTTTGGATCGGTGAACATGATTGAGAACCCTTTGACATTAGAACCCCAATTGAACTCAAAATTGGTGGGGAAAGCTCAGGGGTTCTATGCTTCCACGTCACAAAGTGAAATCACCTTGCTCATGGCTATGAATTTCGCCATCACTGAAGGGAAGTACAATGGCAGCACCATCACAATTTTGGGGAGGAACTCTGTTTACGACAAGGAGAGAGAGATGCCCGTGATTGGTGGAAGTGGACTCTTTCGATTTGCTAGGGGATATGCTCAACTTAGAACGCATTGGTTCTCACCCACCACCAAGGATGCCATTGTTGAGTACAATATTTATGTTTTGCATTATTGA